Proteins from a genomic interval of Musa acuminata AAA Group cultivar baxijiao chromosome BXJ1-9, Cavendish_Baxijiao_AAA, whole genome shotgun sequence:
- the LOC103999477 gene encoding vesicle-associated membrane protein 724, with protein sequence MAEEGKEGWFIYGFVARGTVVLAEYTEYTGNFPAIAAQCLQKLPSSNKLSTYACDAHTFIFLVHNGYAYCVVTKDSVVKNVSIAFLERLKADFTKRYGGGKADTATAKSLNKEFGPVIKGHMQYIIDHAEEVEKLLKVKVQVSEVKNIMLENIDKTLERGEKLTDLEAKASDLRNEAQGFKKQGTRIRKKMWLQNMKIKLVVLGILLFLVVIIWVSVCRGFDCTKQNS encoded by the exons ATGGCGGAGGAAGGGAAAGAGGGTTGGTTCATCTACGGGTTCGTGGCGCGGGGGACCGTGGTGCTCGCGGAGTACACGGAGTACACTGGCAACTTCCCGGCGATCGCGGCGCAGTGCCTCCAAAAGCTCCCCTCCTCCAACAAGCTCTCCACCTACGCTTGCGATGCCCACACTTTCATCTTCCTCGTCCATAATGGCTACG CATACTGTGTTGTTACCAAAGACTCTGTTGTGAAAAATGTTTCCATAGCTTTCTTGGAGAGACTGAAAGCGGACTTTACCAAGAGATATGGTGGTGGCAAAGCTGATACAGCAACTGCCAAAAGTCTAAATAAAGAATTTGG CCCAGTCATTAAGGGGCACATGCAATATATAATTGATCATGCAGAAGAGGTAGAAAAGCTTTTGAAAGTTAAGGTCCAAGTTTCAGAAGTGAAAAACATTATGTTGGAGAACATCGATAAG ACTCTAGAGCGCGGGGAGAAGCTGACTGATCTGGAAGCAAAGGCATCAGACTTGCGAAATGAG GCTCAAGGGTTCAAGAAACAGGGGACGAGAATTCGTAAGAAAATGTGGTTGCAGAACATGAAAATCAAGCTGGTGGTCCTTGGAATTCTGCTGTTTTTAGTTGTTATTATATGGGTGTCCGTGTGCCGTGGATTTGACTGCACCAAGCAGAACAGCTAA
- the LOC135594061 gene encoding CASP-like protein 1D1 translates to MASTETSTTSTTNDFSGGKTAPEYGYAVPSRPPPNLFFLDFGLRLLLFASAVTALVVMVTSKQTKLIPVTVAPSSQILVSRDAKFQHSPAFIYLVAALSVTGLYSIITMLVSLFSIASPSPSPKTLFLLILFDTLMAGVMASATGNAGSVAYIGLKGNSHVNWNKICNMYGKFCRHVGGSTAVSLIASIVLVLLVVLSSYSLYRRSR, encoded by the exons ATGGCATCCACGGAGACGAGTACTACGTCTACCACCAACGACTTCTCCGGCGGCAAGACCGCCCCGGAGTACGGATACGCGGTGCCGTCGCGGCCGCCTCCCAATCTCTTCTTCCTCGACTTCGGGCTGAGGCTCCTCCTCTTTGCGTCCGCCGTCACGGCGCTCGTGGTCATGGTCACCAGCAAGCAGACCAAACTTATTCCCGTCACTGTGGCGCCTTCGTCCCAGATCTTGGTCAGTCGCGACGCCAAGTTTCAGCACTCTCCGGCCTTCAT ATATCTGGTGGCTGCGCTTTCGGTCACTGGTTTGTACAGCATCATCACCATGTTGGTTTCCTTGTTTTCTATCGCAAGCCCCTCTCCATCACCAAAGACGCTGTTCCTTCTCATCCTCTTCGACACG CTGATGGCCGGAGTGATGGCTTCAGCCACCGGCAACGCGGGATCCGTCGCCTACATAGGTCTGAAGGGCAACTCTCATGTGAATTGGAACAAGATCTGCAACATGTATGGGAAGTTCTGCCGGCACGTAGGCGGCTCCACGGCCGTCTCCCTCATCGCCTCCATCGTCCTCGTCTTGCTCGTCGTGCTCTCCTCCTATTCTCTCTACCGTCGCAGTCGCTAA
- the LOC135594450 gene encoding heavy metal-associated isoprenylated plant protein 36-like, whose translation MAAAGECAEPLKYQTWILKVSIHCEGCRKKVKKVLQSMEGVYKTTVDPQQHKVIVTGNVEADILIKKLLKAGKHAELWPEKKGTGDGLRSGAGSSNSKKNKNKNGDKPNKPSESVDNNQISPATDVPSHASRKPEGEASKNGGKKSTPPPEKKEGGKAPITGEGGKKKDKGGQNGNNNSSSNSNNKNKNGSGNSGGCAAEAEVAPQEASKKTVSGGGAAIPPAAFNFPVYSTPQVPSYLVSYNSMQPTMSYGGAYYSAPLPILQNSCVYSAASPGSYYNLGEESANACGIM comes from the exons ATGGCAGCAGCTGGAGAGTGTGCAGAACCGCTGAAGTATCAG ACATGGATTCTCAAGGTCTCCATCCACTGCGAAGGCTGCAGGAAGAAAGTAAAGAAGGTCCTTCAGAGTATGGAAG GGGTTTACAAGACTACCGTGGATCCCCAACAGCACAAGGTGATCGTCACCGGGAACGTCGAGGCCGACATCCTCATCAAGAAGCTCCTCAAGGCTGGGAAACATGCCGAGCTCTGGCCCGAGAAGAAGGGTACCGGAGACGGTCTTCGCAGTGGCGccggcagcagcaacagcaagaagaacaagaacaagaacgGTGACAAGCCCAACAAGCCATCGGAGAGCGTTGACAACAATCAAATTTCTCCTGCCACCGACGTCCCCTCGCATGCTTCCCGTAAACCAGAGGGTGAAGCCTCGAAGAATGGCGGGAAAAAGTCTACTCCGCCGCCCGAGAAGAAGGAAGGCGGAAAGGCTCCTATCACCGGGGAAGGCGGTAAGAAGAAGGACAAGGGGGGTCAAAACGGGAACAataacagcagcagcaacagcaacaacaagaaCAAAAATGGAAGCGGAAATAGCGGCGGCTGTGCAGCTGAGGCTGAGGTAGCGCCACAAGAGGCCAGCAAGAAAACAGTATCAGGTGGCGGTGCCGCGATCCCACCGGCCGCGTTCAATTTTCCGGTATACTCGACTCCGCAAGTGCCATCATATCTAGTGAGCTACAACTCGATGCAGCCGACCATGAGCTACGGTGGTGCATACTACAGCGCGCCGTTGCCAATCCTGCAGAACAGCTGCGTCTACTCCGCAGCATCGCCAGGCTCGTATTACAACTTAGGCGAGGAGAGCGCCAATGCTTGCGGTATCATGTGA
- the LOC135594449 gene encoding CASP-like protein 1E1, with amino-acid sequence MESQNNGPGFGGMHGTSGGEAHDIIHAAASPPAMQSPPAYNVGVPAPVSWMRLLSYILRISAIVLTLVATIVMGTARGTVTVLFVNPLTGFLSTVAGSTKSTNSAAFVYFIVAKTLVSFYSVVSLALLIASKAGKSIMLLPFSIGDLVMVALLFSGNGAATAISVVLEHGQQRLARWSEICHAVGGFCARVNAAIVLSMVASLAYVLLVVLGLLGLRKSNY; translated from the exons ATGGAGTCCCAGAATAATGGGCCTGGTTTTGGAGGAATGCATGGGACATCCGGCGGCGAAGCCCACGATATTATTCATGCGGCAGCATCGCCGCCAGCGATGCAATCGCCTCCTGCCTACAACGTCGGAGTGCCGGCGCCGGTGAGCTGGATGCGTCTACTGAGCTACATCCTCCGCATCAGCGCCATAGTCTTAACACTAGTAGCCACCATCGTGATGGGCACCGCCCGGGGGACCGTCACGGTTCTCTTCGTTAATCCTCTTACGGGTTTCTTATCCACCGTCGCCGGATCGACCAAGTCGACCAACTCCGCAGCCTTCGT GTACTTTATAGTGGCCAAAACCCTTGTGTCGTTCTACTCGGTGGTCTCCCTTGCGCTCCTCATCGCAAGCAAAGCTGGCAAAAGCATCATGTTACTGCCCTTCTCCATAGGCGACCTGGTCATGGTGGCCCTCCTCTTCTCCGGCAACGGTGCGGCAACTGCGATCAGCGTTGTGCTGGAGCACGGACAACAACGCTTGGCTAGGTGGTCAGAGATTTGCCACGCCGTCGGTGGCTTCTGCGCCCGCGTCAACGCCGCCATCGTTCTGTCGATGGTGGCATCCCTGGCGTACGTGCTGCTCGTCGTCCTCGGCCTCCTGGGCCTTCGTAAATCGAACTACTAG